Within the Marixanthomonas sp. SCSIO 43207 genome, the region CAGCTTCGGTTTCTAAATCTAAATCTTCACCTTGTGTGTTTGTGACGTTAAATCCTTCTTTTTTCATAATTTCAGAAAAAGGATTTGTTACGCCAAGATCTAGGATAGAATCATCTGTAGAAACTACTTCTTGTAAAAACTGTAAAGTGTGCTTGTAGCGTTTCTTCGGAAATTTCCCTTCGTACATAAGGAATTAAACTTTATAAAGAATTGCGTTGATATTCATTCCGGCACCTACACTCGCAAAAAGGATAATGTCGCCTTTTTCAAGTTTGTGATTTTTCATACTACCATTTTTAACCAAATCAAACAATGTAGGAATGGTGGCTACACTAGAGTTACCTAGTTTGTTGATGCTCATAGGCATGATGTTTTCTGGAGGTGTTTTATCATATAAACGATAAAAGCGTTTAATAATGGCTTCGTCCATTTTTTCATTTGCTTGATGGATAAACACCATTTTAAGGTCTTCTATAGGTGTGTTGCCTTTTTCTAAACATGCTTTCATTGCTTCGGGAACATGGTTTAGTGCAAACTCATATATTTTACGACCATACATCTTTATATATCTTCTAGCATCACTCACTTCTTGATTATTGCTTTCGCCAAAAAAGATAAAGTGTGCTTCATCAAGAGCATACGTTGCGCTACTGTGTGTGATAATGCCGCTATCTTCATTGGTTTCTTGAATAATGGTAGCACCTGCGCCGTCACTATAAATCATGGAGTCACGGTCGTGCTGGTCAACTACGCGAGAAAGTGCTTCTGCACCAATCACTAAACAGGTTTTGGCAATACCGCTTTTAATGAAAGCATTTGCTTGTATCACTCCTTCAATCCAACCGGGACAACCAAAGAGTACATCATATGCAACACACTTTGGGTTTTTAATTTTAAGAAGGTGTTTTACACGTGAGCCAATACTAGGTACTGTATCACTTTGGTGATCACCGTGTTTTACATCTCCATAATTATGTGCAACAATAATGTAATCAAGATCTTCTTTGTCAATGTTGGCATCTGCAATTGCTTTTTCTGCTGCATAAAAAGCAATATCTGAAGTGGTAAGATTTTCTTTAATATATCGTCTTTCTGATATACCAGTAATGGCTTCAAACTTTTTAATAATTTCAGTGTTTTCATATCCAAAACGTGAGCCATCTTCATTGTAGAAGCTATGATTTTCAAACTGATTGTTGGTTGCTATACCTTTAGGAATGTAGCTTCCAACGCCAATAATTCTTGTATTCATTACGGTTTTGTTTTGGTTAAAATCACTGTAAATAGTTAGTTAGCATTGGTTATAAAAGTATATAAAATCCTTAGCTGTTAAAGTACCAATTTTTTGTTAAACTATTACTATGCCTCTTCCATATAACTTTCAATTGGTTCACAAGTACAGATTAAATTACGGTCACCATAAGCTTCGTCAACACGTCTTACGGTAGGCCAAAATTTGTTTTCTGCTACATACTCTAGTGGATAAGCTGCTTGCTGCCTTGAATATGGAAAGTCCCAAGAATCGCTTGTTAACATTTTTAACGTATGCGGAGCATTTTTGAGAACGTTATTTGTGTTTTCTTTTGAAACAGAATCAATTTCCATTTTAATAGAAATCATGGCATCACAAAAACGATCCAATTCTTCTTTGCTTTCGCTCTCTGTAGGTTCAATCATCAACGTTCCTGCCACCGGAAATGATACCGTTGGGGAATGAAAACCATAGTCAATTAAACGTTTGGCAATATCAGTAACTTCAATGCCATTTTCTTTAAATGGGCGACAGTCTATAATCATTTCATGGGCTGCACGATTGCGTTCTCCGCTATATAAAGTTTCATAGTGACCTTTAAGGCGTTCTTTTATATAGTTTGCATTCAAAATTGCAAATTGCGTAGAGCGCTTTAATCCGCTTACACCAAGCATTCTTATGTAAGCATATGATATTAAGCATACTAATGAACTTCCGAAAGGTGCTGCTGAAATAGCCGAAATACCTTTATCACCACCTACTTTAATAATTGGATTTGTAGGTAAAAACGGAACAAGTTGTTTTGCAACACAAATTGGTCCTACACCAGGACCACCACCTCCGTGAGGAATAGAAAAGGTTTTATGAAGGTTTAAGTGACATACATCTGCGCCAATATTCCCTGGGTTTGTTAACCCTACTTGTGCGTTCATATTGGCACCGTCCATATAAACTTGCCCACCATATTCGTGAATAATTCCGGTTATTTCTTTAATGGCAGATTCATAAACTCCGTGAGTAGAAGGGTAGGTAACCATTAAAGCAGCAAGATTGTCCTTGTGTTTTTCTGCTTTTTCTCGAAGGTCATCTACATCAATATTTCCGTTATCACTAGCTTTTGTTACTACTACCTTCATTCCTGCCATAACAGCACTCGCAGGATTGGTTCCGTGAGCAGAAGACGGGATTAAACAAATGTTTCTATTTGATTCGCCACGAGATTCGTGATAGGCTCTAATAACCATTAAACCTGCGTATTCTCCTTGAGCACCAGAATTGGGTTGTAGAGAAGTTGCTGCAAATCCGGTTATTTCAGTTAATTGATCTTCTAATTTTTTTAGTACTTGTTGGTATCCTTCTGCTTGTTCAACAGGAACAAATGGATGAATATTGCCCCATTGCGGATCACTAAGTGGTAGCATTTCGGCAGCGGCATTGAGTTTCATAGTACAAGAACCTAACGGAATCATAGAGTGATTTAAAGAAAGGTCTTTTCTTTCTAAGCGTTTTATGTAGCGCATTAGTTCTGTTTCACTATGGTAGCTATTAAAAACTTCACTTGTAAGAAATTTGGTTTTTCTAGCAGCTTCAGAAGGGATGGCGTTTCCTTTAATAATTTCTGAAACTTTTATAGGCTGTTTGTTAATAGCTTCAGCAAAAACAGCTATAATTTTATTGATGTCTTTAAGTGTGGTTGTTTCATTAATAGCTATAGAAACTGTCTCATCATCTGGGTAGTAGAAGTTGATGTTTTTAGCTTCGGCTATATATTTAATCTTTGTAGCATCTGTTTTAATAGCTATAGTATCAAAATAGGTTTCGTTCATTTGGTATAAACCTAGTTCTTCTAAAGCGTTTGCTAAGGTTGCTGTGGTATTGTGTACTTTGTCTGCAATGTCTTGTAACCCTTCAGGGCCATTATAAACAGCATACATACCAGCCATTACCGCTAGTAGTACTTGAGCTGTACAGATGTTTGAAGTTGCGCGATCCCGTTTTATGTGTTGTTCACGAGTTTGAAGTGCCATTCGTAATGCACGATTGCCATCAAGATCTTTGGTGACACCTATGATACGTCCGGGAATATGTCGTTTAAACTCTTCGCGTGTAGCAAAATAAGCAGCGTGTGGACCTCCATAGCCTAGCGGAATACCAAAACGTTGTGTTGTACCAACAACAACATCTGCACCAAAATGCCCTGGCGATTCTAGTTTTACAAGGCTTAAAATATCTGCTGCAACAGCTACTTTTATGTCTGAATTGTTCGCTTGTTTTATAAAGTCTTTAAAGCTGTGAACGTTTCCGGTTCTTCCTGGGTATTGTAGCATAACGCCGTAAAAGTCTTCAGAAAAATCAAACTCTTTATGATTTCCTACAACAATCTCAACGCCTATAGGAATCGCTCTTGTTTGCAATACAGAAAGGGTTTGTGGTAAAATCTCTTCAGAAACAAAGAATTTTACTGCATTTTTTTTCTTTTGCTCTCTACTTCTTACAGCTAGCAGTAATGACATAGCTTCGGCAGCTGCAG harbors:
- a CDS encoding 3-oxoacyl-ACP synthase III family protein, which gives rise to MNTRIIGVGSYIPKGIATNNQFENHSFYNEDGSRFGYENTEIIKKFEAITGISERRYIKENLTTSDIAFYAAEKAIADANIDKEDLDYIIVAHNYGDVKHGDHQSDTVPSIGSRVKHLLKIKNPKCVAYDVLFGCPGWIEGVIQANAFIKSGIAKTCLVIGAEALSRVVDQHDRDSMIYSDGAGATIIQETNEDSGIITHSSATYALDEAHFIFFGESNNQEVSDARRYIKMYGRKIYEFALNHVPEAMKACLEKGNTPIEDLKMVFIHQANEKMDEAIIKRFYRLYDKTPPENIMPMSINKLGNSSVATIPTLFDLVKNGSMKNHKLEKGDIILFASVGAGMNINAILYKV
- the gcvP gene encoding aminomethyl-transferring glycine dehydrogenase gives rise to the protein MNTDSFALRHIGPRRSDLPEMLKTVGVESIDQLMFETVPDDILMKKSLDLDVAMTEQEYLEHITEMAEKNKVFKTYIGLGYYPTNIPPVIQRNVLENPGWYTAYTPYQAEIAQGRLEALLNFQTMVSDLTGMELANASLLDESTAAAEAMSLLLAVRSREQKKKNAVKFFVSEEILPQTLSVLQTRAIPIGVEIVVGNHKEFDFSEDFYGVMLQYPGRTGNVHSFKDFIKQANNSDIKVAVAADILSLVKLESPGHFGADVVVGTTQRFGIPLGYGGPHAAYFATREEFKRHIPGRIIGVTKDLDGNRALRMALQTREQHIKRDRATSNICTAQVLLAVMAGMYAVYNGPEGLQDIADKVHNTTATLANALEELGLYQMNETYFDTIAIKTDATKIKYIAEAKNINFYYPDDETVSIAINETTTLKDINKIIAVFAEAINKQPIKVSEIIKGNAIPSEAARKTKFLTSEVFNSYHSETELMRYIKRLERKDLSLNHSMIPLGSCTMKLNAAAEMLPLSDPQWGNIHPFVPVEQAEGYQQVLKKLEDQLTEITGFAATSLQPNSGAQGEYAGLMVIRAYHESRGESNRNICLIPSSAHGTNPASAVMAGMKVVVTKASDNGNIDVDDLREKAEKHKDNLAALMVTYPSTHGVYESAIKEITGIIHEYGGQVYMDGANMNAQVGLTNPGNIGADVCHLNLHKTFSIPHGGGGPGVGPICVAKQLVPFLPTNPIIKVGGDKGISAISAAPFGSSLVCLISYAYIRMLGVSGLKRSTQFAILNANYIKERLKGHYETLYSGERNRAAHEMIIDCRPFKENGIEVTDIAKRLIDYGFHSPTVSFPVAGTLMIEPTESESKEELDRFCDAMISIKMEIDSVSKENTNNVLKNAPHTLKMLTSDSWDFPYSRQQAAYPLEYVAENKFWPTVRRVDEAYGDRNLICTCEPIESYMEEA